TAGGAGATAGTGTTCCAATAGATGGCGATTCAACAGATGACAATTCATAAGCTTCCACGGGAGAAAAGACGGCGTTATAGTCGGTTGAAGAGCTCAAAAGACCACGGCCACTCTCAGCAACTTCACCCAACTCTTCAGGCGCTAGAACTCGGCCACCCAGCTCAACGTCTTGAACGTGGACATTGTACTCAAGGGCTCTCTGTCCTTCCTTTATGAGTTCTTCGGTCCATCCGAGACAGCGCTTGAGGCTTCGGTTCATTCTCTGGCTGTCCACCAACACCTCCTGATGTCGCGCCAAGTCGAGCATGACGTGTTTTTCATCACTGACACGGTGCTTGGAATCATGCTCGACCAGCGAGCCTGGACTCGAGATGCTTTCGTCCGCTGTTGAATCCTCGTCGCTGATGTCGGACATATCATCTTGTGACTGGTTGGGGATCTCGCTTCCACCTTCATCCAGTTCACTAGTTACTGATAGTGCCGCTCCGGAGGAACGGGTGGAAGGTGCCATTGAAATCCGCCCCGATCGGCTCAGTCGCCGGAACCGCCGAAGCTCTGCTTTCTGTTGCCGCATTTCACGCTCCAGGGTACGATTGATGGCTAGTAGTGAAGAGTTACTGATTTCCAAGTCCATGATCTTGCGCTCGGTACGCGCATTGAGAGCTGCCTCGCTCGGACCGTCGGATTTTCCGGGACTGAGCGGTGCCGAAGGGTAAGTATCAGTTGAGGTGGTGGATACATTGCTTAAGATCCGAGGGCGAAGGGTGATGATCTGTTCAGACATCACGGACGCTGTTCCTTCAGCAACATAGCTCCCGGATAGGATGAATGGACTTGCTCGCAAGCTTTCTTGTGAATAATTGCCATGGAGACCTGAGTCGACACTTGAGGACTTGGTATGTCGGATCGGTTGCAGTCTGGGTTTCTCGTCGATTAAACTGGACGATGGTGAGCCAAAACGGGGGGGAATTCCTAGTCCATTCTCGGCGCTGACGATATATGGCAACCTGAGATCGTCCGGCGGGTGTGAAGCCACATCTGAAAGACCAGGAGAACTCAGGCGTGAGCAGGAAGATGTTGGTTTGCTGGCGGGGAGAGGGCGTGAAATACCGCTCGATCGACGTTTGGCAGAAGTGGATGTACCATTCGACTGTTCCCCTGGTGAATTTCGCTCTTGGTCTCCGTTTGCATATATGAAGCTGGAGGCTGGGGATATTTTTCCCTGGGCCCTAGGGCGAGGGGCATCTGGCGGCTCAGAAGGATGAGATGATCGTGCATCGGACGCATAGAAGAACAGCGGAGTTCCCGATGTCATATCCGAGAAGGAATCGGGACGTGATAAAGGCTGATTCTCTGCCGTCAAGGTCTTCGCCCTCATACTTCGGGATTGTTCCGGCTTGATCCCGCGAGCCGGACTGCGGTCTCGACGGCCGTAACCGATTGTTGACTGGGAGTAAGGTGCATGTGGAGAGGGAGACGGGGCATGTGAGATATTTGTGGGGGAGTAAAATGCGCCATCTCGCCGGGTTGTTCGAGGGCCAGATCGTGGAGTGATATTGGCGCTTAGAAAGGTCGGGACCGCGGGGGAGTCGTCTTTGGAGGGGGTGGAATAGGGGTGGTCGGAATGTGCCAGGCGGCGCGGAAGTCCTGGACCTGAACCTGGACCTGGATTTGGACTTGCAAGTTTTGGGGTGAGCGGAGCCTTGTTACTCCGATGAAATGTAGCGCTGAGGGTGGGTGTAAATGGTTTGGCGAGACTGCCAGTATTTTGTTTATCGTAGGTCATAGTTGCGGGGGGTGCAAATCATGGCATTGCGAGGTGCCACACTACATGAGCATGGTGGCACCGGCCAATTAAAAGAATCTCCCGAGTGGTTTTCGTTGTAACAGGGAATTTGTGGGCTGATGGAAGGGAAAGTCAAGAAAGTCGAGGAGAAAGTCGAGTGACGAAAACAATGCTACCCGATTGGGTTTAGGGCACCGCTTCACCGCAACGTGGAATTCCTTGCTTCGACGAGCAAGGGCGTCGAAAAAATTGAGATTCTGATCTTAGAAAACTTGTGAGACCTCTCTTGTCCGCGAGAAATGGTTCTATAAGGCTCTCGATTGACTTGTAATTGCCAACACGCCCAAAGGTAAAGAAACCCCTGTTTCCTTCTCCCTAGATGTCCCGCTTCTATCCCGAATCTGGCGGTTGTCAAGTGGAGACTTGAAAATCGGTGAGCCTGCAATAAAACAATAATCGCTTCATGCCGCATTAAGATTGGGTCGGTGGAGAGAAGGAGCTCAGGACTATTCTGTTGGAATGACTGGCATTTTTGACACCGAATTTTCGTTGAGTTTCAACCCCGTCCAGGTTGATGGACGAAGACATCTGGGGAAAAGAgtcattgaaaaaaaagccgcTTTTGTTTTGGGTCTATTTCAGGAACACTAGCCAGTGACGGcgtcttcctttttttggaacTGTGGGGTATCAAGGATGTCTCTTCCGAGGTGTGCTGCGCCACTTCCAGAATCGTCTGCCGAGAGAGACAGAAGTCCACATGCTCGTTGAATGAGCGATCATCTGCGACCTGTGGCCATGTACAAATGGGACAATCCCACATCGGGGGTACTTCAATCACTTCTGGGGCCGCAGAGGTCTCTGGCTCACGAACGATAGAAAGATTGGGCGTTTCTTGACTCAGCCGCTCTAGATCGTTCATCTCATCCTGGATTTCTTGGCGAGCCGCTGCCTCGAAAGCCTCCTCTGCACAAATCTCGTGATCTATATTTACACCAGAGGCCAACATAGGAGTGGGCTCAGAAGGAGACTCGGGAGCAGGTTTTGGTTGTGTCGCTATGCCGAAAAAGTTGATCCCAACCTTCTGAGTGCTGACCAAATTCGAGCACCGAAGACCCAGAAGCCGTAGCTTTAGGTTCGGAATATCCTTCTCAAGCTTGGCAAGCATGGGCAAAGCGAAGGAGTACAAGTCTTTTGCCAGGGAGACGGCACGAGATGGAGCTGTCTGACGCGTGAGTACTTCGAAAGTATGCAGTTTGACTTTCAAGGCAAGCGTGCGACCTTTGAACTGAGTCCGCGCCAGATCCTTTGCAAGCTCCTGCGCAGCCCACCATAATTTGGCTCGCAGTTCCTCCTTGTCTCCAATGTCATGAAACGTGGTCTCTGTACTGACACTTTTTCGGACCTGGGTCTCGACAGGTTCAATTTTGGTCCGCCCAAGACCGAGATAGCACTGGGCCAGGAATTGGAAAGCCTTCTCTCCGAATAACTTGGTTAAAAAAGCACGATGATGGAAGATGTCACCACATTTTTCGATGCCTATTGATTTCAGCTCGCGCTCGAATGCTCGGCCAATTCCATTGACTTTGCGGACCGGCAGGTCACACATGAAGTCCATGATTGCCTCTCGCTCATTGGGAACTTGAAATTGCCCGTTAGGCTTGTTGAGGTTGGAAGCAATCTTTGCGATCTTTGCATTAGCACCAATTCCGGCTGAAACAGACACCTCAGTTGTTTCCAATATCTCTGCCCGCAGTCGCTGAACAACCTCATCAGGCTCTCGGTGGTTTTCGTCGCAGTAAGCTGTGATATTCAAATAGGCTTCGTCTATACTCGCACTTTCAAAAAGAGGGTCATATTCGGCTATGATAGCGCGAATTTCCTTAGCCTTTGTGGTGTATTTGTCGTAGTTCGGTGGCAAAAGAACCAGCTGCGGGCAGAGCTTTTTCGCGACAAACGAAGCCATACCACTTCTAACGCCAAACTTCCTCGCCACATAATTGCAGGTTGTCAGGACTCCTCTACCCACCGCCATAGGCACTGTCTTCAACTCGGGCCGGCCAAGCTCCTCAACAGCGGCAAAGAATGCGTCACAATCCACATGAATGACATATTGAGAAAGATCTCGACTCAACTCTAGCTCGGTGAGATATTCATCGGCACATCGTAGATCACTGCTCAAGTCAAGACGTTCTAGCCGTGCCTTTTCTTTTAAAATGCGTTCGATTTTCAGAGTAAGATTTCGATCCCGATCTTGCTCGTGATTAAAGAATTTAGAGCCCTTGGAGGCATTGTAGATAATCTCCGATACCTGGAAGCTCGAGCTCAGCTTTAGCTGAACAAAGATACAATCTCATCAAGCGCACCTTTAGCTGATCTACTGAGTCTTGGCCCGCTTTGGTTAAAGACGGACCGAGTAGCTGATATTTCAGAGTGCCAGAATCCTCACTAGGAGCCGGTTCAGGCAGTGGACCACAGGCAGGACTCTTCTCTGATGACTCCATTCTTTTCCAGTGTCCCATCGATGACTGATGGAGGATCCTTCAGAGGAGAGAGCGCGGCATTTAATTTGACGCGTAGTCACGTGGATTCGTGTTCAATTTGAGCGCGCCTCTCAGCTACGTAGCCTAACGCTGAACAATAAACCCCGGCGGACTCATCGTCATGTGGATTCTCGATTCGACCGGTGATTT
Above is a genomic segment from Penicillium digitatum chromosome 3, complete sequence containing:
- a CDS encoding DNA polymerase kappa — translated: MTYDKQNTGSLAKPFTPTLSATFHRSNKAPLTPKLASPNPGPGSGPGLPRRLAHSDHPYSTPSKDDSPAVPTFLSANITPRSGPRTTRRDGAFYSPTNISHAPSPSPHAPYSQSTIGYGRRDRSPARGIKPEQSRSMRAKTLTAENQPLSRPDSFSDMTSGTPLFFYASDARSSHPSEPPDAPRPRAQGKISPASSFIYANGDQERNSPGEQSNGTSTSAKRRSSDVASHPPDDLRLPYIVSAENGLGIPPRFGSPSSSLIDEKPRLQPIRHTKSSSVDSGLHGNYSQESLRASPFILSGSYVAEGTASVMSEQIITLRPRILSNVSTTSTDTYPSAPLSPGKSDGPSEAALNARTERKIMDLEISNSSLLAINRTLEREMRQQKAELRRFRRLSRSGRISMAPSTRSSGAALSVTSELDEGGSEIPNQSQDDMSDISDEDSTADESISSPGSLVEHDSKHRVSDEKHVMLDLARHQEVLVDSQRMNRSLKRCLGWTEELIKEGQRALEYNVHVQDVELGGRVLAPEELGEVAESGRGLLSSSTDYNAVFSPVEAYELSSVESPSIGTLSPTPSISADPST
- a CDS encoding DNA-directed polymerase kappa, putative, giving the protein MESSEKSPACGPLPEPAPSEDSGTLKYQLLGPSLTKAGQDSVDQLKVSEIIYNASKGSKFFNHEQDRDRNLTLKIERILKEKARLERLDLSSDLRCADEYLTELELSRDLSQYVIHVDCDAFFAAVEELGRPELKTVPMAVGRGVLTTCNYVARKFGVRSGMASFVAKKLCPQLVLLPPNYDKYTTKAKEIRAIIAEYDPLFESASIDEAYLNITAYCDENHREPDEVVQRLRAEILETTEVSVSAGIGANAKIAKIASNLNKPNGQFQVPNEREAIMDFMCDLPVRKVNGIGRAFERELKSIGIEKCGDIFHHRAFLTKLFGEKAFQFLAQCYLGLGRTKIEPVETQVRKSVSTETTFHDIGDKEELRAKLWWAAQELAKDLARTQFKGRTLALKVKLHTFEVLTRQTAPSRAVSLAKDLYSFALPMLAKLEKDIPNLKLRLLGLRCSNLVSTQKVGINFFGIATQPKPAPESPSEPTPMLASGVNIDHEICAEEAFEAAARQEIQDEMNDLERLSQETPNLSIVREPETSAAPEVIEVPPMWDCPICTWPQVADDRSFNEHVDFCLSRQTILEVAQHTSEETSLIPHSSKKRKTPSLASVPEIDPKQKRLFFQ